One region of Mucilaginibacter sp. 14171R-50 genomic DNA includes:
- a CDS encoding DUF3943 domain-containing protein: protein MKFLPRLFIVVFLMFWFAAPASLFAQTAQDAERLIVDTVPKPKPRRAKVPFFGTVPPETKRFGRAAAEWGLAQAIPFSYGKFIAHAPYSNVTGATIWRNLNPGSWQWDKDIFRTNQFGHPYQGSLYFSAFRSNGYSFWQSAPAAVAGSYFWETFGENEHPSPNDFVNTSFGGIVLGEMSYRLSNKIVNNRHRGFGRQMEEIAAFLTNPMNGLNRLLDGKWGKVYGNPRDRDSTQVSGEFDLGARTFNSITGTVGGHAKIGIFGRAKLIYGNRYKDYSTPFSNIYINIEAGKDDSSVVNLVSVYGSLAGWEIRSNRDLKHLAILSANYDYISNEAFFYGAQSVKLNLFSRYDAAKKIKFNTNVGTGPVLLAAVPNTYNSNGRNYDYTSGFSVNGGAGINVNEKFFAGFDYRGGWLFTVNGNKSHYFLHTATTELRYAWSKKLSLAAESGYFFLRGKYDEHPDVNKRYPYVRVSTRYSVDF, encoded by the coding sequence TTGAAATTTTTGCCGCGCCTTTTTATAGTAGTATTTTTAATGTTCTGGTTTGCGGCGCCTGCCAGCCTGTTTGCCCAAACCGCCCAGGATGCCGAGAGGCTAATTGTAGATACCGTGCCCAAGCCTAAGCCCAGGCGGGCAAAAGTGCCTTTTTTTGGTACTGTGCCACCAGAGACCAAACGTTTTGGGCGCGCTGCGGCCGAGTGGGGGCTGGCACAGGCAATCCCTTTTAGTTATGGTAAGTTTATAGCCCACGCCCCGTACTCAAATGTTACCGGCGCTACTATCTGGCGTAACTTAAACCCCGGCAGCTGGCAATGGGATAAGGATATTTTTCGTACTAACCAGTTTGGGCATCCGTACCAGGGCAGTTTATATTTCAGCGCGTTTCGCAGTAACGGGTATAGCTTCTGGCAATCGGCGCCGGCTGCTGTCGCGGGCAGTTACTTTTGGGAAACCTTTGGCGAAAATGAACACCCGTCGCCTAACGATTTTGTAAACACCAGCTTTGGCGGAATTGTGCTGGGCGAGATGAGTTACCGCCTCTCTAACAAAATAGTGAATAACCGCCACCGCGGTTTCGGACGCCAAATGGAAGAGATAGCAGCGTTTTTAACCAACCCTATGAACGGTCTTAACCGCTTGCTTGATGGTAAATGGGGCAAGGTTTACGGTAACCCGCGCGATAGGGATTCCACCCAGGTATCAGGGGAATTTGACCTGGGCGCACGTACGTTTAACAGCATCACCGGTACGGTTGGCGGCCATGCTAAGATCGGTATATTCGGCCGGGCTAAATTGATATATGGTAACCGTTATAAAGATTACAGCACCCCGTTCAGTAATATCTATATCAATATTGAAGCAGGTAAAGATGATAGCTCGGTGGTAAACCTGGTTAGTGTGTACGGATCTTTGGCGGGGTGGGAAATACGATCTAACCGTGACCTTAAACATTTAGCGATACTAAGTGCCAACTATGATTATATCAGTAACGAAGCTTTTTTTTACGGCGCGCAGAGCGTAAAGCTAAACCTGTTTTCGCGCTACGACGCGGCAAAAAAAATAAAATTTAATACTAATGTGGGCACAGGCCCGGTGTTATTGGCTGCTGTGCCTAACACCTACAACTCTAATGGCCGTAATTACGACTATACATCGGGCTTTAGCGTAAACGGCGGCGCGGGAATAAATGTAAATGAAAAGTTTTTTGCGGGTTTTGATTACCGCGGGGGGTGGCTTTTTACCGTTAATGGTAATAAATCGCACTATTTTCTGCATACCGCCACCACAGAGCTGCGCTATGCCTGGTCAAAAAAACTATCGCTGGCGGCCGAGTCGGGGTATTTCTTCCTGCGGGGGAAATATGATGAACATCCTGATGTGAACAAACGCTATCCTTATGTGCGTGTATCCACCCGATACAGCGTAGACTTTTAA